In candidate division WOR-3 bacterium, a single window of DNA contains:
- the dxs gene encoding 1-deoxy-D-xylulose-5-phosphate synthase, whose product MLEQIESPEDLRKLSVKELRMLAAEIREVIITTTARTGGHVAPNLGVVELTLALHYIFKTPYDRIIWDVGHQCYTHKLITSRREKFNTLRQYGGIAGFPKRCESKYDVFDTGHSGNSISVALGMTVADRLQNNQRRTIAVIGDGSIVTGMAFESLNHAGSLQENIIIILNDNEMSIARSSGAMASYLNRVITGRIYNRIKEDTWALLGYLPRHLSERARIAARKLEEGLKNLVVPSIFFEELGFRYIGPVNGHDFNELLTTFKRVENLSGPILIHVVTKKGIGYEPALENPELFHGIGPFDIKTGEPLPHPAKTFTEHFGAKLVELAQKDSRIVAITAGMCLGTGLRHFREKFPDRFFDVGIAEQHAVTFAAGLAQNGMKPVVAIYSTFLLRAVDQILQDVCLQKLPVVFAIDRAGIVGEDGPTHHGAYDLSYLLMMPEMVVFAPRDGLDLENMLEFAVNYDDGPVAIRYPRGGSEEVSIPVIRKPIVPGSGEILTEGTDGAVLALGSTVIPSLHAAQNLSAQGINITVADARSAKPIDVALVRQLAMICGKLISVEENTLYGGFGNAVSLALEKNNIPCRLRRIGLEDRFIEHGPRSLLLEQNNLSANKLTHIFKEFFQ is encoded by the coding sequence GAGATTCGGGAAGTGATAATTACTACTACCGCCCGGACCGGCGGACATGTTGCCCCTAATTTGGGAGTGGTAGAGTTAACACTTGCACTTCATTATATTTTTAAAACACCTTATGATCGAATAATCTGGGATGTAGGGCACCAGTGTTATACCCATAAATTAATTACAAGCCGGAGGGAAAAATTTAACACCCTTCGTCAATACGGCGGAATCGCCGGTTTTCCCAAGCGCTGTGAAAGTAAATACGATGTATTTGATACAGGACATTCAGGGAATTCAATATCCGTTGCCTTAGGAATGACAGTTGCTGACCGACTGCAGAATAATCAGCGCCGCACAATCGCGGTAATAGGAGACGGTTCAATCGTCACCGGTATGGCATTTGAATCGTTAAATCATGCAGGGTCACTTCAAGAAAATATTATTATCATCCTCAACGACAATGAAATGTCAATCGCCCGTTCTTCCGGTGCGATGGCTTCTTATTTGAATCGCGTAATCACCGGTCGCATTTATAATCGCATTAAGGAAGACACCTGGGCATTACTGGGATATCTTCCGCGACACCTTAGTGAAAGAGCACGCATAGCAGCACGAAAACTTGAAGAAGGATTGAAAAATCTTGTCGTGCCCAGTATTTTTTTTGAAGAGCTCGGTTTTCGCTACATTGGCCCGGTGAATGGTCATGATTTTAATGAACTATTGACAACTTTTAAAAGAGTTGAAAATCTCTCTGGGCCGATTTTAATCCATGTGGTTACTAAGAAGGGAATTGGTTACGAGCCCGCCCTTGAAAATCCGGAATTGTTTCATGGAATCGGCCCATTCGACATCAAAACTGGTGAACCTTTACCTCATCCGGCAAAAACTTTTACTGAACATTTTGGTGCAAAGTTAGTAGAGTTGGCACAAAAAGATTCCCGCATTGTGGCAATCACTGCCGGCATGTGTCTCGGGACCGGTTTAAGACATTTCCGCGAAAAATTTCCCGACCGTTTTTTTGATGTCGGAATTGCAGAGCAGCATGCGGTAACATTTGCTGCTGGGCTTGCTCAGAATGGAATGAAGCCGGTAGTTGCAATATATTCTACTTTTCTCCTTCGTGCTGTGGATCAGATTTTGCAAGATGTTTGCCTGCAGAAATTGCCGGTAGTATTTGCCATTGACCGGGCGGGTATTGTCGGCGAAGATGGTCCTACCCATCACGGTGCTTACGATTTAAGTTATCTGCTGATGATGCCGGAAATGGTTGTTTTCGCGCCGCGCGATGGACTAGATTTGGAAAATATGCTCGAATTTGCAGTAAACTATGATGATGGTCCGGTAGCAATTAGATATCCACGCGGCGGTAGTGAAGAGGTATCAATTCCAGTTATCCGGAAACCAATCGTGCCAGGAAGTGGTGAAATCTTAACTGAGGGAACTGATGGGGCAGTGCTGGCACTCGGATCGACCGTAATTCCTTCTTTACATGCTGCCCAAAACCTGTCAGCTCAGGGAATTAATATTACGGTAGCAGATGCCCGTTCAGCAAAGCCGATTGATGTTGCACTGGTAAGGCAGCTGGCGATGATTTGCGGGAAATTGATTTCAGTTGAAGAAAATACTCTTTATGGCGGATTTGGAAATGCGGTGAGCCTCGCTTTGGAGAAAAACAATATTCCCTGCCGATTGCGGCGCATCGGTCTTGAAGACCGTTTCATTGAACATGGTCCAAGGTCGCTTCTACTTGAGCAAAATAATCTGAGTGCGAATAAATTAACCCACATCTTCAAGGAGTTCTTTCAGTGA